In the genome of Gloeotrichia echinulata CP02, one region contains:
- a CDS encoding NAD(P)H-quinone oxidoreductase subunit N, which produces MALITTGNTFIRELEKLGSLGVYVPLEGGYEGRYRRRLRAAGYVSLHITARGLGDVAAYLTGVHGVRPPHLGKKSTGGAAVGSVYYVPPILNYNLEQLPPKSKGLVLWIIEGHILSDEEIEYLATLPKLEPRVKVVIERGGDRTFRWTPLEKTLLAS; this is translated from the coding sequence ATGGCACTAATAACCACTGGCAACACCTTCATTCGCGAATTGGAAAAATTGGGGTCATTAGGTGTATACGTACCCTTGGAAGGGGGGTATGAAGGTCGGTATCGCCGCCGACTACGTGCAGCTGGCTATGTCTCTCTCCACATTACGGCTAGGGGACTAGGGGATGTGGCTGCCTATCTTACTGGTGTACATGGAGTCAGACCGCCTCATTTGGGTAAAAAGAGTACGGGTGGTGCGGCAGTAGGTTCTGTCTACTATGTGCCACCGATTCTCAACTATAACCTAGAACAGCTACCACCAAAATCAAAGGGGCTAGTGTTGTGGATTATTGAGGGACATATTCTTTCTGATGAGGAAATTGAGTACTTAGCGACTTTGCCCAAATTGGAACCGCGTGTGAAAGTAGTAATTGAAAGAGGAGGCGATCGCACTTTCCGTTGGACTCCTCTAGAAAAAACTCTGTTAGCTAGTTAG
- the rplC gene encoding 50S ribosomal protein L3, with the protein MSVGILGTKLGMTQVFDEAGVAIPVTVIQAGPCTVTQIKTKQTDGYAAIQVGFGAVKPKALNRPLLGHLAKSSAPALRHLNEYHTDTPNDYALGQEIKADLFTVGQIVDVVGTSIGRGFAGNQKRNNFGRGPMSHGSKNHRAPGSIGAGTTPGRVYPGKRMAGRLGGTRVTIRKLTIVRVDLERNLLLIKGAIPGKPGSLVNVLPAKIVGK; encoded by the coding sequence GTGTCTGTAGGTATTCTCGGCACCAAGCTGGGCATGACCCAAGTATTTGACGAAGCAGGAGTAGCAATTCCTGTCACAGTTATTCAAGCTGGACCATGCACCGTTACCCAAATTAAAACGAAACAGACCGACGGTTACGCCGCCATTCAAGTTGGATTTGGCGCAGTCAAACCGAAGGCGTTAAACAGACCACTGCTGGGTCACTTGGCCAAATCCTCAGCCCCAGCATTACGTCACTTAAATGAGTACCACACTGATACTCCAAATGATTATGCTTTAGGACAAGAGATTAAAGCAGATCTTTTTACTGTTGGTCAAATTGTCGATGTAGTCGGTACAAGTATCGGACGCGGTTTTGCCGGTAACCAAAAGCGCAACAACTTTGGCCGAGGACCCATGTCACATGGTTCCAAAAACCATCGAGCGCCCGGTTCCATTGGTGCAGGTACAACACCAGGACGTGTCTATCCCGGTAAGCGGATGGCTGGACGTTTAGGTGGTACCCGCGTCACAATTCGCAAATTGACCATAGTGCGAGTAGACCTAGAACGCAATTTATTGCTAATTAAGGGAGCCATTCCAGGTAAGCCGGGGTCTTTAGTGAACGTTTTGCCTGCAAAAATAGTTGGTAAATAG
- the rplD gene encoding 50S ribosomal protein L4 produces the protein MVESAVKNWQGEQVAQTTFELRVAKEETAAHIVHRALIRQLTNSRQGTASTKTRSEVRGGGRKPWRQKGTGRARAGSIRSPLWRGGGVIFGPKPRDFNLKLNRKERRLALRTAFVSRIDDLIVVEEFNEQLSRPKTKELVGAMTRWGVEPQSKTLLILPALADNSNVYLSARNVENLKLIAADQLNVYDLLHADKIVITTSALEKIQEVYSA, from the coding sequence ATGGTTGAAAGTGCAGTAAAAAATTGGCAAGGAGAGCAAGTCGCACAGACGACCTTTGAATTGCGAGTTGCTAAAGAAGAAACAGCGGCGCATATTGTACACCGCGCCCTGATCAGACAATTGACCAATTCTCGTCAAGGAACCGCCAGCACCAAAACTCGTTCAGAAGTAAGAGGCGGTGGTCGCAAACCTTGGCGACAAAAAGGTACTGGTCGCGCCCGGGCTGGGTCGATTCGTTCACCACTGTGGCGTGGGGGCGGTGTCATCTTTGGACCCAAACCCAGAGACTTTAACCTGAAATTAAACCGCAAAGAGAGAAGATTAGCACTGCGGACAGCCTTTGTAAGTCGGATTGATGATTTGATTGTCGTAGAAGAATTTAACGAACAACTATCACGCCCGAAAACCAAAGAGTTAGTGGGAGCTATGACTCGTTGGGGAGTAGAACCACAAAGCAAAACATTGTTAATATTGCCTGCTTTGGCAGATAATTCTAATGTTTATTTGTCAGCCCGCAACGTAGAAAATTTAAAACTAATAGCAGCTGACCAGCTAAATGTTTACGATTTGCTGCACGCTGACAAAATTGTAATTACAACATCAGCCCTAGAAAAAATTCAGGAGGTCTACAGTGCCTAA
- a CDS encoding 50S ribosomal protein L23, giving the protein MPNFDPRNLADLVRRPIVTEKATILMEQNKYTFEVIPKATKTQIKAAIEDLFQVKVVKINTANPPRKKKRVGRFIGYKPQYKRAIVTIAPGDVDKVRQVLFPEL; this is encoded by the coding sequence GTGCCTAACTTTGACCCCCGTAACCTCGCTGACTTAGTACGTCGCCCAATTGTCACCGAAAAGGCGACCATCCTCATGGAGCAGAATAAATACACCTTTGAAGTCATCCCAAAGGCCACCAAAACACAAATCAAAGCAGCAATCGAAGACTTATTTCAAGTCAAGGTTGTCAAAATAAATACCGCCAATCCGCCCCGTAAAAAAAAGCGCGTTGGTAGATTTATTGGTTACAAGCCGCAATATAAGCGAGCCATTGTTACCATCGCCCCAGGGGACGTAGACAAGGTTAGACAAGTCCTATTCCCAGAGCTTTAG